Proteins from a genomic interval of Luteibacter pinisoli:
- a CDS encoding ABC transporter permease, translating to MRRVFAGSWRTLHALTRQPGYFLLAAATLALGVGTFFATFALVDALLMAPPGFTHHGSVVLYGEVVRPSSPRSLSATLYDTVGLPRGVLSRGLARSVERASVRSGAHASLLVMQRMDDGFLPTLGVVPAAGALTLKPGGGDGVMLSWRLWQAWFAGDPHVAGRVITVDGRPLRIAGVLPAAYRLFDDVDVILPLHGVPGASASVPNFLAVARLAPDASSDDLVGRLRATAAASDGAARAAMFGITPIDDALTAAAAPTVWFFLGCAGLVVATACGNLANLMMARALGRSRETALRRALGAGFWRSWAPAAAEAGFIAVAGVLAGTVLGHALVTAGEAYIPDAWRVNAGPIDIRWRVYLASAVVALFMTVVAAIGGGLREPGRGGQERQGAAARARVAWVQVQLGLATLLLSLCVVRGMQTWRQQDVAPGFDLDGAAAARFRPDPLHFTSAKPVAQAMAAIEARLAGERGALRAGVTTQLPVGTNFNVTFAAPGGVPFDTQYAVQTPGARAALGMHLVAGRDLATSDAAGGPAVVVVNQAFLARIPGATLGSTVLKVSRSMGTRSLRIVGIVANTRDAGPALPPRPWAIVPFAQLPPAEFASFRSLLSYYLVVHASSYVALAGIDPGEALRDVAPWLAIEPPRPLGRAWNDVRAASQRDTWLASLFAGVGLGLGLVGLYSAQRIHVASRRRELALCAAVGGTPLDLLGLCLAHGVARATVGVILGLSAALAFNLWPPAALAQGARVDLDAVCIVATVMLLLTSAVSLPPALRSAAIPPSLVLREQ from the coding sequence ATGAGGCGCGTGTTCGCCGGTTCGTGGCGCACGCTCCACGCGCTGACCCGACAGCCAGGGTATTTCCTCCTTGCCGCGGCGACGCTGGCGCTCGGCGTGGGCACGTTCTTCGCGACGTTCGCCCTGGTCGATGCACTGCTGATGGCGCCGCCTGGCTTTACGCACCACGGGAGTGTCGTGCTGTACGGTGAAGTGGTCCGGCCCTCGTCGCCACGCAGCCTGTCCGCGACGCTGTACGACACCGTGGGCTTGCCCCGGGGCGTGCTTTCCCGTGGGCTGGCGCGCAGCGTGGAACGGGCCAGCGTGCGCAGCGGTGCCCATGCCAGCCTGCTGGTCATGCAGCGCATGGACGACGGTTTCCTGCCCACGCTGGGTGTCGTGCCGGCCGCGGGCGCGCTGACGCTGAAGCCGGGGGGCGGCGACGGCGTCATGCTCTCGTGGCGCCTCTGGCAGGCGTGGTTTGCTGGCGATCCCCACGTGGCGGGACGCGTGATCACGGTCGATGGCCGGCCGCTGCGCATTGCGGGTGTGTTACCGGCGGCCTATCGGCTGTTCGACGACGTGGATGTCATCCTCCCCCTGCACGGCGTGCCTGGCGCGTCGGCCAGCGTGCCCAATTTCCTCGCGGTGGCACGACTGGCACCCGATGCGTCATCCGACGACCTGGTCGGGCGCCTGCGTGCCACCGCCGCGGCAAGCGACGGTGCGGCGCGGGCGGCGATGTTCGGGATCACGCCGATTGACGATGCGCTGACCGCCGCCGCCGCACCCACGGTGTGGTTCTTCCTCGGTTGTGCTGGCCTGGTGGTAGCCACCGCCTGCGGCAACCTCGCCAACCTGATGATGGCGCGCGCGTTGGGGCGCAGCCGTGAGACGGCGTTGCGACGCGCCCTTGGCGCCGGGTTCTGGCGATCGTGGGCGCCCGCTGCCGCGGAAGCCGGGTTCATCGCTGTCGCCGGCGTGCTGGCGGGCACGGTGCTCGGCCATGCGCTGGTGACTGCGGGCGAGGCCTATATTCCCGATGCGTGGCGCGTTAATGCAGGGCCGATCGACATCCGCTGGCGCGTTTACCTTGCCAGCGCCGTCGTCGCGCTGTTCATGACCGTCGTCGCCGCGATCGGCGGTGGCCTGCGTGAGCCAGGGCGAGGCGGCCAGGAGCGGCAGGGCGCGGCGGCACGCGCCCGCGTAGCCTGGGTGCAGGTACAACTGGGCCTGGCTACGCTGTTGTTGTCGCTGTGCGTCGTCCGCGGCATGCAGACCTGGCGCCAGCAGGACGTCGCGCCAGGTTTCGATCTCGACGGTGCGGCTGCCGCGCGCTTTCGTCCCGACCCGCTGCATTTCACTTCCGCGAAACCGGTGGCGCAGGCCATGGCGGCCATCGAGGCACGGCTGGCCGGGGAGCGGGGTGCGCTGCGTGCAGGCGTCACCACGCAGCTGCCCGTGGGCACGAACTTCAACGTCACCTTTGCCGCACCCGGCGGTGTGCCATTCGACACGCAGTACGCGGTGCAGACGCCAGGTGCGCGTGCCGCGCTTGGCATGCATCTGGTCGCGGGTCGCGACCTGGCCACGAGCGATGCAGCGGGCGGACCCGCCGTGGTCGTGGTGAACCAGGCATTCCTCGCGCGGATTCCCGGCGCCACGCTGGGCAGCACGGTGCTCAAGGTATCGCGCAGCATGGGCACCCGATCACTACGTATCGTCGGCATCGTCGCAAACACGCGCGATGCAGGGCCCGCTCTTCCACCGCGGCCGTGGGCCATCGTCCCCTTCGCCCAATTGCCGCCGGCCGAATTCGCCAGCTTTCGCAGCCTGCTCTCGTACTATCTGGTGGTTCACGCATCGAGCTACGTCGCGCTGGCAGGTATCGACCCGGGTGAAGCGCTGCGCGATGTCGCGCCATGGCTGGCCATCGAACCACCACGACCCCTGGGTCGCGCGTGGAACGATGTACGCGCGGCGAGCCAGAGGGATACCTGGCTCGCCAGCCTGTTCGCTGGCGTGGGGCTCGGCCTGGGCCTGGTCGGCCTGTATTCCGCGCAGCGAATCCACGTGGCGTCGCGGCGTCGCGAACTGGCCCTGTGCGCCGCGGTCGGCGGCACCCCGCTGGACCTGCTCGGCCTTTGCCTTGCGCATGGCGTGGCGCGCGCCACCGTCGGCGTGATCCTTGGCCTCTCCGCCGCGCTCGCGTTCAACCTGTGGCCTCCCGCCGCGTTGGCCCAGGGCGCTCGCGTCGACCTGGATGCGGTATGCATCGTTGCCACGGTGATGCTCCTGCTCACGTCGGCGGTATCGCTACCACCCGCGTTGCGCTCAGCCGCCATCCCGCCATCGCTCGTGCTGCGTGAGCAGTGA
- a CDS encoding serine/threonine protein phosphatase, which yields MVQQFSLGGRTAWLKRYEPESWLRPALVRLWNRLAARLDLNALRSPPRRTGEEAKRIESRRIEALRACGAPVPRILGEGPRSLILSDMGPTLAHRLKRLPRANDADILVRQTAHAIGELHRHGGYLGQAFARNITVGEHGVGFIDFEEDPSEIMSLAQAQARDWVMFTTGISRYYVGRMDVLSGLIREEASGLAPQVVVEVHRIARKLSFLERTGRLFGRKLATTGAAIGAMRKGFAAMGANGVIVYV from the coding sequence ATGGTTCAACAGTTCTCCCTCGGCGGCCGCACCGCCTGGCTCAAGCGCTACGAGCCCGAAAGCTGGCTTCGGCCTGCCCTCGTCCGCCTGTGGAACAGGCTTGCGGCGCGGCTCGACCTGAATGCCCTGCGCTCACCGCCCCGGCGCACGGGCGAAGAGGCCAAGCGCATCGAGTCGCGGCGTATCGAAGCCCTCCGTGCCTGCGGCGCGCCGGTCCCGCGCATCCTCGGCGAAGGCCCGCGCAGCCTCATCCTCAGCGACATGGGCCCGACCCTGGCGCACCGCCTGAAGCGCCTGCCCCGCGCCAACGATGCCGACATCCTTGTCCGCCAGACCGCCCACGCCATCGGCGAACTGCACCGCCACGGCGGTTACCTGGGCCAGGCCTTCGCCCGCAACATCACCGTGGGCGAGCACGGCGTGGGTTTCATCGATTTCGAAGAAGACCCCAGTGAAATCATGAGCCTGGCGCAGGCCCAGGCGCGCGACTGGGTGATGTTCACCACCGGTATCAGCCGCTATTACGTGGGCCGCATGGACGTGCTCTCCGGGCTCATCCGTGAGGAAGCCAGCGGCCTGGCGCCCCAGGTGGTGGTGGAAGTGCACCGCATTGCGCGGAAGCTCTCGTTCCTGGAACGCACCGGCCGGCTTTTCGGCCGCAAGCTGGCCACCACGGGCGCCGCCATCGGCGCGATGCGCAAGGGCTTTGCAGCCATGGGCGCCAATGGCGTAATCGTTTACGTGTAA
- a CDS encoding ABC transporter ATP-binding protein has translation MRSPKAPPVIEMRDVGKVFLAGAIENHVLTDIHLTIGRGEFVAIAGPSGCGKTTLLSLMGLLDVPTRGELRFLGESTAHAGAGQRAVLRNAHVGFVFQAFNLVPDMTVADNVALPLTFRQGVGRRERMERAAEALASVGMVHRMRHLPGQLSGGQQQRVAVARAVVGEPAILLADEPTGNLDLRNGEKVMALLSGLHAQGTTICMVTHDDRFSAAAERTVRLLDGRVVDEATFRQLQHEAESGLDERRTLEIFP, from the coding sequence ATGCGTTCCCCAAAGGCTCCCCCGGTCATCGAGATGCGCGATGTCGGCAAGGTGTTCCTGGCCGGAGCGATCGAGAACCATGTCCTGACCGATATCCACCTGACCATCGGGCGGGGAGAGTTCGTGGCCATCGCCGGCCCCTCGGGCTGCGGCAAAACCACGTTGCTGTCGCTCATGGGCCTTCTCGATGTCCCGACACGCGGCGAGTTGCGCTTCCTGGGCGAGTCCACGGCGCATGCAGGCGCCGGGCAGCGCGCCGTCCTGCGTAACGCCCACGTGGGCTTTGTCTTCCAGGCCTTCAACCTCGTGCCCGACATGACGGTGGCCGACAACGTCGCGCTGCCGCTCACGTTTCGACAGGGCGTCGGACGCCGCGAACGCATGGAGCGCGCGGCGGAGGCGTTGGCCAGCGTCGGCATGGTCCACCGCATGCGTCACCTTCCGGGACAACTGTCCGGTGGCCAGCAGCAACGCGTGGCCGTGGCGCGTGCCGTGGTGGGTGAGCCGGCGATCCTGCTGGCGGACGAACCGACCGGCAACCTTGATCTGCGCAACGGCGAAAAGGTGATGGCCCTGCTCAGCGGCCTGCATGCGCAAGGCACGACCATCTGCATGGTGACCCACGACGATCGCTTCAGCGCCGCCGCCGAACGCACCGTTCGCCTGCTCGACGGCCGGGTGGTGGACGAAGCCACGTTTCGCCAGCTTCAGCACGAGGCCGAATCGGGGCTCGATGAGCGGCGCACGCTGGAGATCTTTCCATGA